In Budorcas taxicolor isolate Tak-1 chromosome 16, Takin1.1, whole genome shotgun sequence, the following are encoded in one genomic region:
- the GPR52 gene encoding G-protein coupled receptor 52 — MNDSRWTEWRILNTSSGILNVSERHSCPLGFGHYSAVDICIFETVVIVLLTFLIIAGNLTVIFVFHCAPLLHHYTTSYFIQTMAYADLFVGVSCLVPTLSLLHYSTGIHESLTCQVFGYIISVLKSVSMACLACISVDRYLAITKPLSYNQLVTPCRLRICIILIWIYSCLIFLPSFFGWGKPGYHGDIFEWCATSWLTSAYFTGFIVCLLYAPAALVVCFTYFHIFKICRQHTKEINDRRARFPSHEAAASGEAGHSPDRRYAMVLFRITSVFYMLWLPYIIYFLLESSRVLDNPTLSFLTTWLAISNSFCNCVIYSLSNSVFRLGLRRLSETMCTSCMCVKDKEARDPKPRKRANSCSI; from the coding sequence ATGAATGATTCCAGGTGGACTGAATGGAGGATCCTGAACACGAGCAGTGGCATTTTGAATGTGTCTGAACGTCACTCCTGCCCACTTGGATTTGGCCACTACAGTGCAGTGGACATATGCATCTTCGAGACAGTTGTCATTGTCTTGCTGACATTTCTCATCATTGCTGGGAATTTAACGGTcatctttgtttttcattgtGCTCCACTCTTACACCACTATACGACCAGCTATTTCATTCAAACAATGGCATATGCTGATCTTTTTGTTGGAGTTAGCTGCTTGGTTCCTACTCTCTCACTTCTCCACTACTCCACAGGTATCCACGAGTCGCTGACTTGCCAGGTTTTTGGATATATCATCTCAGTACTGAAAAGTGTTTCTATGGCATGTCTGGCTTGCATCAGTGTGGATCGCTATCTTGCCATCACCAAGCCTCTGTCCTACAATCAACTGGTCACCCCATGtcgcctgagaatttgcattattttaatcTGGATCTACTCTTGTCTAATTTTCTTGCCTTCCTTTTTTGGCTGGGGGAAACCTGGTTACCACGGTGACATTTTTGAGTGGTGTGCCACCTCTTGGCTCACCAGTGCCTATTTTACCGGCtttattgtttgtttactttATGCCCCTGCTGCCTTAGTTGTCTGCTTCACTTACTTCCACATTTTCAAAATTTGCCGTCAGCACACCAAAGAGATAAATGACCGGAGGGCCCGATTCCCGAGCCATGAAGCGGCTGCCTCCGGAGAGGCTGGGCATAGCCCTGATCGTCGCTACGCCATGGTTTTGTTTCGGATAACCAGTGTGTTTTACATGCTGTGGCTCCCTTATATCATCTACTTTCTTCTAGAAAGCTCCCGGGTCTTGGACAATCCAACATTGTCCTTCCTAACCACCTGGCTGGCTATAAGTAATAGTTTTTGTAACTGTGTTATATACAGCCTCTCCAACAGTGTTTTCCGGCTAGGCCTCCGAAGACTGTCTGAGACAATGTGTACATCTTGTATGTGTGTCAAGGATAAGGAAGCACGAGACCCCAAACCTAGGAAACGGGCTAATTCGTGCTCCATTTGA